A window of the Rhodospirillales bacterium genome harbors these coding sequences:
- a CDS encoding oxidoreductase, translated as MSGATLSLKVNKIVQQAEDIRSYELVDPDGKLLPMFTAGAHLDIELGNGLARQYSISSDPRDVDRYVVAVLREPGSRGGSVYMHDNVNEGDVLTIHPPRNNFPLDERAKHHILLAGGIGVTPMMAMARDLASREASFELHYCTRSPAKTAFKDEIAGSEFADRVHHHHDNGNPADGLDIIALLRDRQEGAHVYYCGPAGFMHACEAATSHWPSGTVHYEFFSVDESVDHGESDAFQIRINSTGEVLDVPADKSIVDVLRGHGIEVETMCEEGICGTCATVLIDGDPDHRDFVLDDEEKARGEFIMVCCSRSKSPLLTLDL; from the coding sequence ATGAGCGGTGCGACGCTGTCTCTGAAGGTCAACAAGATCGTCCAGCAGGCCGAGGATATCCGGTCCTATGAACTGGTCGATCCGGACGGCAAGCTGCTGCCGATGTTCACGGCCGGTGCCCATCTCGACATCGAGCTGGGCAACGGGTTGGCCCGCCAGTATTCGATCTCGAGCGATCCGCGCGACGTCGACCGCTATGTGGTTGCCGTGCTGCGCGAACCCGGGAGCCGCGGCGGTTCGGTCTACATGCACGACAACGTCAACGAAGGCGACGTTCTGACCATCCATCCGCCGCGCAACAACTTCCCGCTCGACGAGCGCGCCAAGCATCATATCCTGCTTGCCGGCGGCATCGGCGTGACGCCGATGATGGCCATGGCGCGTGACCTCGCCAGCCGCGAGGCGAGCTTCGAATTGCATTACTGCACCCGGTCACCGGCCAAGACCGCCTTCAAGGACGAGATCGCGGGCTCCGAATTCGCCGACAGGGTTCACCACCATCACGACAACGGCAATCCGGCCGACGGCCTGGATATCATCGCTCTGCTCAGGGACCGACAAGAGGGTGCGCACGTCTACTACTGCGGCCCGGCGGGCTTCATGCATGCCTGCGAGGCCGCCACCTCGCACTGGCCCTCGGGCACCGTGCATTACGAGTTCTTCTCGGTCGACGAATCGGTCGACCATGGCGAGAGCGACGCCTTCCAGATCAGGATCAACAGCACTGGCGAGGTGCTTGACGTACCAGCCGACAAGTCGATCGTCGACGTGCTGCGGGGGCACGGTATCGAGGTCGAGACGATGTGCGAGGAAGGCATCTGCGGCACCTGCGCCACGGTGCTGATCGACGGCGATCCCGACCACCGCGACTTCGTCCTCGACGACGAGGAGAAGGCCCGCGGTGAGTTCATCATGGTCTGCTGCAGCCGCAGCAAGTCCCCGCTGCTGACGCTGGATCTCTGA
- a CDS encoding 3-keto-5-aminohexanoate cleavage protein, producing the protein MSRSVIITCAVTGGGDTVGRSDKVPVTPEQIANSAIDAGKAGASICHIHVRDPETGAPSMRQDLYAEVTRRIRESDSNIVINLTTGPGASFIPSDDNPAFNKNPGTFRKPEERTAHVEDLLPEVCSLDVATLNFGERAFVNVPQHLAVMAERIRAAGIKPELEVFDAGHLRLARKMVDDGLIEPPPMFQLCLGIPWGAPATPETVAYMKSMLPENALWAGFGISRQQMPIAAEIVNQGGHIRVGLEDNLYLQKGVLATNAQLVEKAADIIMMLGCNVAKPDEARAILGLRGTQ; encoded by the coding sequence ATGTCGCGATCCGTCATCATCACGTGCGCCGTCACCGGCGGCGGCGACACCGTGGGCAGGAGCGACAAGGTGCCCGTGACGCCCGAACAGATCGCCAATTCGGCGATCGATGCCGGCAAGGCCGGCGCCTCGATCTGCCACATCCACGTGCGCGATCCCGAGACCGGAGCGCCCTCAATGCGCCAGGATCTCTATGCCGAGGTCACCAGGCGCATCCGCGAGTCCGACAGCAACATCGTCATCAACCTGACCACCGGTCCCGGCGCGAGTTTCATCCCGTCGGACGACAACCCGGCGTTCAACAAGAACCCCGGCACCTTCCGCAAGCCGGAGGAACGCACGGCCCATGTTGAGGATCTGCTGCCCGAGGTCTGCAGTCTCGATGTCGCCACCCTCAACTTCGGCGAGCGCGCCTTCGTCAACGTGCCCCAGCACCTCGCGGTCATGGCCGAGCGCATCCGTGCGGCCGGCATCAAGCCCGAGCTCGAGGTCTTCGACGCCGGCCACCTCCGGCTCGCACGCAAGATGGTCGACGACGGCCTGATCGAGCCGCCGCCCATGTTCCAGCTCTGCCTCGGCATACCCTGGGGTGCGCCAGCGACGCCGGAGACCGTGGCCTACATGAAGTCCATGCTGCCCGAGAACGCGCTCTGGGCCGGATTCGGTATCTCGCGCCAGCAGATGCCAATCGCCGCAGAGATCGTGAACCAAGGCGGCCATATCCGCGTCGGCCTGGAGGACAACCTCTATCTCCAGAAGGGTGTGCTCGCGACCAACGCCCAGCTCGTCGAAAAGGCCGCCGACATTATCATGATGCTGGGCTGCAACGTGGCAAAGCCCGACGAGGCGCGCGCGATCCTGGGGCTCCGGGGCACGCAATGA
- a CDS encoding histone deacetylase family protein, translating into MDVVYSPDHALHDPQSFLVRGLIQPAAEVPERAQMLHDAIVEEHRILPPQPHADSAIARIHTPDYLAFLRSAHARWSELPNAGPEVIPNVYPARTASPARPDNVVGQAGFHMGDGACPIGPTTWEAARLAADIALTTADLVRDGATHAYALCRPPGHHAFRDMASGFCYLNNIAIAAEHLRPTFGRSAIFDFDVHHGNGTQSVFWERDDVLFVSLHADTTSFHPYFWGHRHECGVGAGTGFNCNIPLPGGTDDDVFLEAVDAGLDRVASYAPGVLLVSAGFDAQENDPLGILNITTDGFRRVGEQLGLFARLHQLPAVLVQEGGYLCDELGLNLAAFLAGFETTRG; encoded by the coding sequence ATGGATGTCGTCTACAGCCCCGATCATGCCCTGCATGACCCCCAGAGTTTCCTCGTCAGGGGGCTGATCCAGCCTGCGGCCGAGGTCCCGGAACGCGCACAAATGCTGCACGACGCGATCGTCGAAGAGCATCGCATCCTGCCGCCGCAGCCGCATGCCGATTCTGCGATCGCGAGGATCCACACGCCCGACTATCTGGCCTTCCTGCGGTCCGCTCATGCCCGCTGGTCCGAACTGCCGAATGCCGGGCCCGAGGTGATCCCGAATGTCTATCCGGCACGAACCGCATCACCCGCGAGGCCCGACAACGTGGTCGGGCAGGCCGGCTTTCACATGGGCGACGGCGCCTGCCCGATCGGTCCGACAACCTGGGAGGCAGCCCGGCTGGCGGCGGACATCGCGTTGACAACGGCCGATCTCGTGCGTGACGGCGCAACGCACGCCTATGCCCTCTGCCGTCCGCCCGGGCATCACGCCTTTCGCGATATGGCTTCGGGGTTCTGCTACCTCAACAACATCGCCATTGCCGCAGAACACCTGCGGCCGACATTCGGGCGGTCTGCGATCTTCGATTTCGATGTGCATCACGGCAACGGTACCCAGAGCGTGTTCTGGGAGCGCGACGACGTGCTGTTCGTGTCGCTTCACGCCGACACGACCAGCTTCCATCCGTACTTCTGGGGACATCGCCACGAGTGTGGCGTCGGTGCAGGGACAGGCTTCAACTGCAACATCCCGCTGCCGGGCGGCACCGACGACGACGTGTTCCTTGAAGCTGTCGACGCGGGCCTCGACAGGGTTGCGTCCTATGCGCCGGGGGTGCTGCTGGTTTCGGCGGGGTTCGATGCCCAGGAAAATGACCCCTTGGGAATCCTCAACATCACAACCGATGGGTTCCGGCGGGTCGGCGAGCAGCTCGGTCTCTTCGCCCGCCTGCATCAGCTGCCGGCCGTGCTTGTGCAGGAAGGCGGTTACCTGTGCGACGAGCTGGGCCTCAACCTCGCGGCCTTCCTGGCCGGATTCGAGACCACAAGGGGCTGA
- the rpmE gene encoding 50S ribosomal protein L31, protein MKSDIHPDYHEIKVVMTDGTEFTTRSTWGKEGDTMTLEIDPKSHPAWTGGNQRLIDTGGQVARFNKRFGSLKLG, encoded by the coding sequence ATGAAAAGCGACATCCATCCCGATTATCACGAGATCAAGGTCGTCATGACCGACGGCACCGAGTTCACCACCCGCTCCACCTGGGGCAAGGAGGGTGACACCATGACGCTTGAGATCGACCCCAAATCGCACCCCGCCTGGACAGGCGGCAATCAGCGCCTGATCGACACCGGCGGCCAAGTGGCCCGTTTCAACAAGCGTTTCGGGAGCCTCAAGCTGGGCTGA
- a CDS encoding ATP-binding cassette domain-containing protein translates to MFKPRRQQPGNGSENGNGERPRSRDFGHLRRLAPYLLPYRKQIAGALAALLLAAITVLGLGAGLRVLVDDGLARGNDDLLDSALFALIAIVIMLAGASFARFYLVSWIGERVVADLRRDVYDRVITLPPSCFEVTRTGEVLSRLTTDTAVLQTVIGSSLSMALRNILLLIGGMIMLAVTSFKMTVVVILLVPVVLMPILVFGRMVRTLSRLSQDRIADIGHRVDETLNAIPTVQAFAREDFEGARFGNAVEEAFGTATRRIRARAFLTATVILLVFGGIGGVLWMGGHDVVSGDISGGDLAAFVFYAVLVAASVGALSEVYGDLQRAAGAAERLSELLAVEPSIASPALPECLPQPSPGTIAVSDVTFRYPARPDEAVLQNVTFDVAGGETVALVGPSGAGKSTLFQLLLRFHDPGAGSVAVDGVDVRRAPLDLLRERLALVPQEPVIFGATIAENILYGRPDASDADVRRAADAAFATGFVERLPEDFHTFVGERGVRLSAGQRQRLAIARAVLKDAPILLLDEATSALDAESEQMVQQALERLMEGRTTLVIAHRLATILKADRILVLENGQIVEAGRHEQLVAAGGLYARLAELQFDIGNGGAGGGLRRGVSM, encoded by the coding sequence GTGTTCAAGCCCCGACGCCAGCAGCCTGGGAACGGCTCCGAGAACGGCAACGGCGAACGGCCGCGAAGCCGCGATTTCGGCCATCTCCGGCGCCTGGCACCCTATCTGCTGCCCTACAGGAAGCAGATCGCCGGTGCACTCGCCGCGCTGCTCCTGGCGGCGATCACGGTGCTCGGTCTGGGCGCCGGTCTGCGGGTGCTGGTCGACGACGGCCTTGCGCGCGGCAACGACGATCTGCTCGACAGCGCGCTCTTCGCCCTGATCGCCATCGTCATCATGCTCGCGGGCGCGAGCTTTGCCCGGTTCTATCTGGTTTCCTGGATCGGCGAACGGGTCGTGGCCGACCTGCGGCGCGACGTCTATGACCGCGTCATCACGCTGCCGCCGTCCTGCTTCGAGGTCACGCGCACCGGCGAGGTGTTGTCGCGCCTGACGACCGATACCGCGGTGCTGCAGACCGTGATCGGTTCCAGCCTCTCGATGGCGTTACGCAACATTCTTCTGCTGATCGGCGGCATGATCATGCTGGCCGTCACCAGCTTCAAGATGACGGTGGTGGTCATCCTGCTGGTGCCCGTGGTTCTGATGCCGATCCTTGTGTTCGGACGCATGGTGCGGACCCTTTCGCGTCTTTCGCAGGATCGGATCGCCGATATCGGCCATCGGGTCGATGAGACGCTCAACGCCATCCCGACGGTCCAGGCTTTTGCCCGCGAGGACTTCGAGGGCGCGCGGTTTGGCAACGCGGTCGAAGAGGCGTTCGGCACGGCGACACGGCGCATCCGCGCCCGCGCTTTCCTCACGGCCACGGTCATCCTCCTGGTCTTCGGCGGCATCGGCGGTGTGCTCTGGATGGGCGGTCATGACGTCGTCTCCGGCGACATCAGCGGCGGCGACCTGGCAGCCTTCGTCTTCTACGCGGTGTTGGTGGCCGCCTCTGTCGGGGCGCTGAGCGAGGTCTACGGCGACCTGCAACGGGCCGCCGGGGCAGCGGAGCGACTCAGCGAGCTACTCGCGGTCGAACCGTCGATTGCCTCGCCGGCCTTGCCCGAATGCCTGCCGCAGCCGTCCCCCGGCACGATCGCGGTCAGCGACGTCACGTTCCGCTATCCGGCGCGCCCCGATGAGGCGGTGCTGCAGAACGTGACGTTCGACGTGGCGGGCGGCGAAACCGTGGCGCTGGTCGGTCCGTCCGGTGCGGGAAAGAGCACATTGTTCCAGCTCCTGTTGCGCTTCCACGACCCCGGTGCCGGAAGCGTGGCGGTCGATGGCGTCGATGTGCGCCGCGCGCCGCTCGATCTGTTGCGGGAGCGGCTTGCGCTGGTGCCGCAGGAGCCGGTCATCTTCGGGGCCACAATTGCCGAAAACATTCTCTACGGCCGACCCGATGCGAGCGATGCGGACGTGCGCAGGGCCGCGGATGCCGCCTTCGCCACCGGGTTCGTCGAACGTTTGCCCGAAGATTTCCACACCTTTGTCGGCGAACGCGGCGTGCGGCTCTCGGCCGGTCAGCGCCAGCGACTGGCGATCGCGCGGGCGGTTCTCAAGGATGCCCCGATCCTGCTGCTCGACGAGGCCACCAGCGCACTCGATGCCGAGAGCGAGCAGATGGTCCAGCAGGCCCTGGAACGGTTGATGGAAGGCCGCACCACGCTGGTCATCGCGCACCGCCTGGCGACCATTCTCAAGGCCGACCGCATTCTTGTGCTTGAGAACGGGCAGATCGTGGAGGCCGGGCGGCACGAGCAGCTTGTCGCTGCAGGGGGCCTTTATGCGCGCCTTGCGGAACTCCAGTTCGACATCGGCAACGGCGGTGCCGGAGGAGGACTCCGAAGGGGTGTTTCGATGTGA